Proteins encoded within one genomic window of Nilaparvata lugens isolate BPH chromosome 11, ASM1435652v1, whole genome shotgun sequence:
- the LOC111054991 gene encoding uncharacterized protein LOC111054991 has translation MSLPELEETVCGCSVRTGSKIIGWMSLVIGVIELVGIISVLIFLSPETLEDIKNYDVPEDNIAYTDVGAAILAIAAFIVLISLFCTVLLLIGIIKDRHTFIYPWILLHIIMTIGSYLAGISSLLTHGPNREGAKEIVVALISTYFVLVVNSHYMSVKKSTQKAVLVNC, from the exons ATGAGTCTCCCCGAGCTGGAGGAAACAGTGTGTGGCTGCAGCGTCAGAACTGGCAGTAAGATCATAGGATGGATGTCCCTG GTCATTGGAGTCATAGAGCTGGTTGGGATTATCAGTGTGCTGATTTTCCTCTCGCCTGAAACTCTTGAAGACATCAAAAACTATGACGTTCCAGAGGATAATATCGCTTACACTGATGTTG GTGCAGCTATTCTTGCAATTGCAGCCTTCATTGTTCTGATCTCATTGTTCTGCACTGTTCTACTTCTTATTGGAATCATCAAG GATCGTCATACATTCATCTACCCCTGGATTCTTCTCCATATCATCATGACCATTGGCAGTTACCTGGCTGGTATTTCTTCTCTGCTCACTCACGGACCAAACCGCGAAGGAGCCAAGGAAATCGTTGTTGCCC ttatttcGACCTACTTCGTTCTCGTTGTCAACAGTCATTACATGAGTGTAAAGAAATCCACACAGAAAGCCGTTCTTGTCAACTGCTGA
- the LOC111054990 gene encoding uncharacterized protein LOC111054990, protein MRRPSQMRPWIMTKFIFVALILIWYCMTKVAALFDHEWIETPNLIGDIIGIFFQMVVYSHYREVIDQEKRGRNVNSSSELA, encoded by the exons ATG AGGAGACCGAGTCAAATGCGCCCCTGGATAATGACAAAGTTCATCTTCGTCGCCTTGATTCTGATCTGGTACTGCATGACCAAGGTGGCTGCACTCTTCGACCATGAATGGATTGAAACACCTAATTTGATTGGCGATA tTATTGGGATTTTCTTCCAAATGGTCGTCTACAGTCACTACCGAGAAGTTATCGACCAAGAAAAAAGAGGAAGGAATGTCAACAGTTCATCAGAGCTTGCTTGA
- the LOC111060530 gene encoding endocuticle structural protein SgAbd-6 — protein sequence MKFNTAHCSAIILFLSLVCVESLFLPGKDAFISSSTDNRNEDGSYNFGFKTSQGIEREEMGFFNELGKWVVKGVVSWIAPDNKIYGYKYEADENGYQQFDMPPEDGDNRIDAKSKKGLLGGAL from the exons AACACAGCACATTGTTCAGCAATTATTTTGTTCCTATCACTCGTTTGTGTGGAGAGTTTGTTTCTTCCTGGAAAAGATGCATTCATTTCTTCATCGACCGATAACAGAAACGAAGATGGATCATATAATTTCGG tttcaagacATCACAAGGAATTGAGAGAGAAGAGATGGGCTTTTTCAACGAATTGGGCAAATGGGTGGTGAAAGGAGTTGTATCTTGGATTGCTCCAGATAATAAAATATACGGCTACAAGTACGAAGCTGATGAGAATGGATATCAACAATTTG ATATGCCACCAGAGGATGGAGATAACAGAATCGACGCAAAATCTAAGAAAGGTTTACTTGGAGGGGCACtctaa